The following are from one region of the Mauremys reevesii isolate NIE-2019 linkage group 2, ASM1616193v1, whole genome shotgun sequence genome:
- the LOC120396473 gene encoding tubulin beta-1 chain-like: protein MREIVHIQAGQCGNQIGAKFWEVISDEHGIDPTGSYHGDSDLQLERINVYYNEAAGNKYVPRAILVDLEPGTMDSVRSGPFGQIFRPDNFVFGQSGAGNNWAKGHYTEGAELVDSVLDVVRKESESCDCLQGFQLTHSLGGGTGSGMGTLLISKIREEYPDRIMNTFSVMPSPKVSDTVVEPYNATLSVHQLVENTDETYCIDNEALYDICFRTLKLTTPTYGDLNHLVSITMSGVTTCLRFPGQLNADLRKLAVNMVPFPRLHFFMPGFAPLTSRGSQQYRALTVPELTQQMFDSKNMMAACDPRHGRYLTVAAIFRGRMSMKEVDEQMLNVQNKNSSYFVEWIPNNVKTAVCDIPPRGLKMSATFIGNSTAIQELFKRISEQFTAMFRRKAFLHWYTGEGMDEMEFTEAESNMNDLVSEYQQYQDATADEQGEFEEEGEEDEA from the exons ATGCGTGAGATCGTGCACATCCAGGCTGGCCAGTGCGGGAACCAGATCGGAGCCAAG TTCTGGGAGGTCATCAGCGATGAGCATGGCATTGACCCCACTGGCAGCTACCATGGTGACAGTGACTTGCAGCTAGAAAGGATCAACGTTTACTACAATGAAGCTGCTG GTAATAAGTATGTACCCCGTGCAATCCTTGTCGATTTGGAGCCTGGTACAATGGACTCTGTCCGATCTGGACCATTTGGCCAAATCTTCAGACCTGACAACTTTGTCTTTG GTCAGAGTGGTGCTGGAAACAACTGGGCAAAAGGCCACTACACAGAGGGAGCTGAGCTAGTGGACTCTGTCCTGGATGTGGTAAGGAAGGAATCGGAAAGCTGTGACTGTCTACAGGGTTTCCAGCTGACCCATTCTCTAGGTGGTGGCACAGGGTCTGGGATGGGAACTCTCCTCATCAGCAAAATTAGGGAAGAGTACCCAGATCGTATCATGAACACCTTCAGTGTAATGCCATCTCCAAAGGTGTCAGACACAGTGGTTGAACCCTACAATGCCACCCTTTCTGTCCACCAGTTGGTGGAGAATACAGATGAAACCTACTGTATTGACAACGAAGCCTTGTATGACATTTGCTTCCGCACACTGAAACTCACAACTCCTACCTATGGGGACCTCAACCACCTGGTCTCCATTACCATGAGTGGTGTGACAACCTGCCTCCGGTTTCCCGGACAGCTGAATGCTGATCTCCGCAAGCTGGCAGTCAATATGGTGCCTTTCCCCCGTCTGCATTTCTTCATGCCAGGGTTTGCTCCGCTAACTAGCCGTGGAAGCCAGCAGTACCGGGCTCTGACAGTGCCAGAACTAACGCAGCAGATGTTTGATTCTAAAAACATGATGGCAGCCTGTGATCCCCGCCATGGCCGCTACCTGACTGTGGCAGCAATATTCCGTGGCCGAATGTCCATGAAGGAGGTGGATGAGCAGATGCTTAATGTCCAGAACAAAAACAGCAGCTACTTTGTCGAATGGATCCCCAATAATGTCAAGACGGCTGTCTGTGACATTCCCCCCCGTGGCCTCAAAATGTCTGCCACTTTCATTGGGAACAGCACAGCTATTCAGGAGCTGTTCAAGAGAATCTCTGAGCAGTTCACGGCCATGTTCCGGCGTAAGGCTTTCCTGCACTGGTACACTGGTGAGGGCATGGATGAGATGGAGTTCACTGAAGCAGAGAGCAACATGAATGACCTGGTCTCAGAATATCAGCAATACCAAGATGCCACTGCTGATGAGCAGGGGGAATTtgaagaggaaggagaggaggatgaGGCTTAA